One genomic window of Numida meleagris isolate 19003 breed g44 Domestic line chromosome 1, NumMel1.0, whole genome shotgun sequence includes the following:
- the CENPJ gene encoding centromere protein J isoform X2, with protein MLMLHQQLHWNTIYKMPTVEDLSSEQNFIAHWMSNSSRAGVLLDPRFTGLKINTENLLSGPENITAFPGEVQHLSDSCSVSEGSLCEEQLLESGSSCALQQDTTETSFSATPYNVGSSKADFSHSEMNGQNKSNCSDPLFQKLEQLKELQQQKQEQLKKQQMEQLQRLMEEQQKLLSMVSGQTAVLGKNTWCPEQKMEKITETEDPHMDPFCVELSENRGKQLRVTNAEERPIKAAIQEKKQTFEEFVEEQMQIEEQRLRQKQKLQEIHGSAIQKPVIKRPFLKRGEGLTRFTNAKSKVTKFGENIPKPPQRALDDRNVRVDRSQMQKKSLAPVKELVSGSPLAPCKNNNQADRAKCPIQKTLVLRNHNGKNSSPLETRMQPGKNLEISICPSLPSEINNKIENKENVLEFTKSNTGSKIRNKFPDTEKPQFSCGMIDAFPNSNCSVSHYVKDSELSFEVSFQNKLENWEKEKEKENLELDEFLFLEQAADEISFSSNSSFVQRILDQDQQTSQGRRMSSTPIKAKQQQVKELAVKLINKKKAECITVGNKNDKALYHTVSNSETASRLKDPLNKADSAMFSASSMTAASALKSAQWIVNEDKDEENGDNTTDSEQEFETTLKYENEDVKTSFMSHRESDPELLDYGSSATDISKESKNESANIDLSDKDSSAQSNQKVRKASDHQRSMSCVNRNKFEFDDERTWSDLDENYVHDDLPEKYTKMPLQTDFFTKSDTPFPDKAIKRKVASKREEGLSKQSALDSNSNGPPSNLMMKLFPSLKPKQKAGCHPEHEIKPNVEQESGGATVPSQILREKLIELEMEIERFRAENTTLTKLREEREHALASIRKEIADFQQQKAQELAEIEEYRKKEMKKLQKERKVFEKYTTEARAIPDKKERDEIQALKQQIAELQEDFKRKEAKWSTAHRRLKEQIDALVNENVELKEEVKIMERFRLEAWKKVEAAGSKKKVENSGMTLKRTESVCLQNRGLKSETGSLLLPAQKCGKINGKSYSEAKAGKLPRAPSSAPTKDKSKSEMVMTPEDSSKTFMDTSPDEALVSEPSGPAYTDSEEIQREIAYPDGRVEKVLKNGCHLIFLPNGTWKKVGSDGKTVTITFFNGDVKQIMPDQTVVYYYADAKTTHTTYPDGLEVLQFSSGQIEKHYPDGKKEITFPDQTIKSLFTDGQEESIFPDGTIVRIQRDGSKTIEFNNGQRELHTSQFKRREYPDGTVKTVYSNGHQETKYVSGRIRVKDKDGNILMDTKL; from the exons ATGTTAATGCTACATCAGCAATTGCATTGGAATACAATTTACAAGATGCCAACTGTTGAAGATCTGAGTAGTGAACAAAACTTCATTGCACACTGGATGTCCAATAGTTCCCGTGCTGGTGTCTTATTAGATCCTCGTTTTACTGGATTGAAAATCAACACAGAAAATCTGTTATCTGGACCTGAAAACATCACAGCTTTCCCTGGTGAAGTGCAGCATCTCTCAGACAGCTGTTCTGTAAGTGAGGGCTCCTTGTGTGAAGAACAGTTGCTTGAGTCTGGTAGCTCCTGTGCACTTCAGCAAGATACCACTGAAACATCTTTTTCAGCAACACCATACAATGTTGGAAGCTCTAAAGCAGACTTCAGCCACAGTGAAATGAATGGTCAGAATAAATCCAATTGCAGCGATCCTCTCTTTCAAAAGCTTGAACAg ctgaaggaattgcaacaacagaaacaggaaCAGCTAAAGAAACAGCAGATGGAGCAACTTCAAAGGCTAATGGAAGAACAGCAGAAGCTACTTAGCATGGTATCTGGTCAGACAGCAGTTCTTG gaaaaaacaCGTGGTGTCCAGaacaaaagatggaaaaaataacgGAGACTGAAGATCCACACATGGATCCTTTTTGTGTGGAACtctctgaaaacagaggaaaacagctACGGGTGACTAATGCAGAGGAAAG ACCTATTAAAGCTGCAAttcaggagaagaaacagaCATTTGAAGAATTTGTGGAAGAACAGATGCAGATAGAAGAGCAGCGTCTGAGGCAAAAACAGAAGTTACAg GAGATACATGGATCAGCCATTCAAAAACCAGTGATCAAACGACCCTTCCTAAAAAGAGGAGAAGGCTTAACAAGGTTCACAAATGCCAAATCTAAGGTAACAAAATTTGGAGAAAACATACCAAAACCTCCACAGAGGGCTTTGGATGACAGAAATGTTAGAGTGGACAGATcacaaatgcaaaagaaaagtcTGGCTCCTGTGAAAGAACTGGTTTCTGGGAGCCCTCTTGCACCGTGTAAAAATAATAACCAGGCTGACAGAGCGAAATGTCCTATTCAGAAGACACTGGTACTCAGGAATCACAATGGAAAAAATTCCTCACCTCTAGAAACAAGAATGCAACCaggaaaaaatcttgaaatttcAATCTGTCCATCTTTGCCATCAGAAATCaacaataaaatagaaaataaagagaatgtTCTGGAATTTACTAAGTCTAACACTGGcagcaaaatcagaaacaaatttCCTGACACAGAAAAGCCTCAGTTTTCTTGTGGGATGATCGATGCCTTTCCTAATTCTAACTGTTCTGTGAGTCACTATGTAAAGGATTCAGAACTGTCTTTTGAAGTTTCGTTTCAGAATAAAttggaaaactgggaaaaagaaaaggaaaaagagaatctggAACTAGatgaatttttgtttctagAACAGGCTGCAGATGAAATATCTTTCTCAAGTAATTCTTCATTTGTGCAAAGGATCTTAGATCAAGATCAGCAAACTTCGCAAGGACGCAGAATGTCCTCTACTCCTATAAaggcaaaacagcagcaagtaAAGGAACTTGCAGTTAAACTCATTAAtaagaaaaaggcagaatgtATAAcagtgggaaataaaaatgataaagcaCTTTATCATACGGTCTCAAATTCAGAAACAGCTTCTAGACTGAAGGATCCACTGAATAAAGCAGATAGTGCAATGTTTTCAGCTTCTTCCATGACGGCagcttctgctttaaaaagtgCTCAATGGATTGTAAATGAAgacaaagatgaagaaaatggtgATAATACTACCGATTCTGAGCAAGAATTTGAGACCAcattgaaatatgaaaatgaagatgttaagACATCCTTTATGAGCCATAGAGAAAGCGATCCAGAATTGTTAGATTATGGAAGTTCTGCTACAGATatcagcaaagaaagcaaaaatgaaagtgCCAATATTGATTTGTCAGACAAGGATAGTAGTGCGCAGTCAAACCAAAAAGTTAGAAAAGCTTCAGACCATCAAAGAAGCATGTCTTGCGTAAATAGGAATAAGTTTGAGTTCGATGATGAGAGAACATGGAGTGATCTTGATGAAAATTATGTTCATGATGATTTACctgaaaaatatacaaaaatgcCCTTACAGACTGACTTTTTCACTAAGAGTGATACACCTTTCCCAGATAAAGCAATAAAGAGAAAAGTTGCCTCAAAGAGGGAGGAAGGGCTGTCCAAACAGTCTGCACTGGACAGCAATTCAAATGGGCCTCCATCAAACCTGATGATGAAACTGTTTCCTTCACTGAAACCGAAACAGAAGGCAGGCTGTCATCCAGAGCATGAAATCAAGCCAAATGTGGAACAGGAGTCAGGAG GAGCCACTGTTCCATCCCAGATACTGAGAGAGAAACTCATTGaactggaaatggaaattgAGCGATTCAGAGCTGAAAACACAACTCTAACTAAACTTCGTGAAGAAAGAGAGCACGCCCTGGCAAGTATCAG GAAAGAAATTGCAGACTTTCAACAGCAGAAAGCCCAAGAACTTGCTGAAAtagaagaatacagaaaaaaagaaatgaaaaaactgCAAAAGGAGCGtaaagtttttgaaaaatataccACAGAAGCTAGAGCAATTCCAGATAAAAAAGAGCGTGATGAAATTCAG GCTTTAAAACAGCAGATTGCGGAGTTACAGGAAGACTTTAAAcgaaaagaagcaaaatggtCAACCGCCCATCGACGCCTGAAAGAGCAAATAGACGCTTTAGTAAACGAGAACGTGGAGCTGAAAGAAGAAGTCAAAATTATGGAGAGGTTTCGTCTAGAAGCCTGGAAAAAAGTAGAAGCTGCTGGAAGCaagaagaaagtggaaaattCTGGGAtgactttaaaaagaacagaatctGTA TGTCTGCAAAATAGAGGCCTGAAAAGTGAAACTGGATCTCTGCTTCTTCCAGCTCAGAAGTGTGGCAAGATAAATGGCAAAAGTTACTCAGAGGCAAAAG CAGGAAAGCTTCCTAGAGCACCTTCATCAGCACCTACCAAGGACAAAAGCAAGTCTGAGATGGTGATGACACCAGAAGATTCTTCTAAAACTTTTATG GACACCTCTCCTGATGAAGCTCTTGTGTCAGAACCATCTGGACCTGCATATACAGACAGTGaagagatacaaagagaaaTTGCTTATCCTGACGGAAGG GTCGAAAAGGTTTTGAAAAATGGCTGCCACCTCATATTTCTTCCTAATGGGACATGGAAGAAAGTGGGTTCTGATGGGAAGACCGTAACAATAACCTTCTTTAATGGGGATGTGAAGCAGATTATGCCTGATCAAACAGTG GTTTACTATTATGCTGATGCTAAGACTACACATACTACATACCCTGATGGCTTAGAGGTCTTGCAATTTTCAAGTGGACAAATAG AGAAGCATTATCCTGATGGcaagaaagaaattactttcCCTGATCAAACTATCAAAAGCTTATTTACGGATGGGCAAGAAGAAAGCATCTTTCCAGATGGCACAATTGTTCGTATTCAGCG AGATGGAAGCAAAACTATAGAGTTCAATAATGGCCAGAGGGAACTACACACATCGCAGTTCAAGAGACGGGAGTATCCAGATGGCACTGTTAAGACTGTGTACTCAAATGGACACCAGGAAACGAAGTATGTCTCTGGGAGAATAAGAGTAAAGGACAAGGATGGTAATATTCTCATGGACACTAAGTTGTAG
- the CENPJ gene encoding centromere protein J isoform X5, with protein MQSWPLSNRPIKAAIQEKKQTFEEFVEEQMQIEEQRLRQKQKLQEIHGSAIQKPVIKRPFLKRGEGLTRFTNAKSKVTKFGENIPKPPQRALDDRNVRVDRSQMQKKSLAPVKELVSGSPLAPCKNNNQADRAKCPIQKTLVLRNHNGKNSSPLETRMQPGKNLEISICPSLPSEINNKIENKENVLEFTKSNTGSKIRNKFPDTEKPQFSCGMIDAFPNSNCSVSHYVKDSELSFEVSFQNKLENWEKEKEKENLELDEFLFLEQAADEISFSSNSSFVQRILDQDQQTSQGRRMSSTPIKAKQQQVKELAVKLINKKKAECITVGNKNDKALYHTVSNSETASRLKDPLNKADSAMFSASSMTAASALKSAQWIVNEDKDEENGDNTTDSEQEFETTLKYENEDVKTSFMSHRESDPELLDYGSSATDISKESKNESANIDLSDKDSSAQSNQKVRKASDHQRSMSCVNRNKFEFDDERTWSDLDENYVHDDLPEKYTKMPLQTDFFTKSDTPFPDKAIKRKVASKREEGLSKQSALDSNSNGPPSNLMMKLFPSLKPKQKAGCHPEHEIKPNVEQESGGATVPSQILREKLIELEMEIERFRAENTTLTKLREEREHALASIRKEIADFQQQKAQELAEIEEYRKKEMKKLQKERKVFEKYTTEARAIPDKKERDEIQALKQQIAELQEDFKRKEAKWSTAHRRLKEQIDALVNENVELKEEVKIMERFRLEAWKKVEAAGSKKKVENSGMTLKRTESVCLQNRGLKSETGSLLLPAQKCGKINGKSYSEAKAGKLPRAPSSAPTKDKSKSEMVMTPEDSSKTFMVDTSPDEALVSEPSGPAYTDSEEIQREIAYPDGRVEKVLKNGCHLIFLPNGTWKKVGSDGKTVTITFFNGDVKQIMPDQTVVYYYADAKTTHTTYPDGLEVLQFSSGQIEKHYPDGKKEITFPDQTIKSLFTDGQEESIFPDGTIVRIQRDGSKTIEFNNGQRELHTSQFKRREYPDGTVKTVYSNGHQETKYVSGRIRVKDKDGNILMDTKL; from the exons ATGCAAAGTTGGCCCTTGAGCAACAG ACCTATTAAAGCTGCAAttcaggagaagaaacagaCATTTGAAGAATTTGTGGAAGAACAGATGCAGATAGAAGAGCAGCGTCTGAGGCAAAAACAGAAGTTACAg GAGATACATGGATCAGCCATTCAAAAACCAGTGATCAAACGACCCTTCCTAAAAAGAGGAGAAGGCTTAACAAGGTTCACAAATGCCAAATCTAAGGTAACAAAATTTGGAGAAAACATACCAAAACCTCCACAGAGGGCTTTGGATGACAGAAATGTTAGAGTGGACAGATcacaaatgcaaaagaaaagtcTGGCTCCTGTGAAAGAACTGGTTTCTGGGAGCCCTCTTGCACCGTGTAAAAATAATAACCAGGCTGACAGAGCGAAATGTCCTATTCAGAAGACACTGGTACTCAGGAATCACAATGGAAAAAATTCCTCACCTCTAGAAACAAGAATGCAACCaggaaaaaatcttgaaatttcAATCTGTCCATCTTTGCCATCAGAAATCaacaataaaatagaaaataaagagaatgtTCTGGAATTTACTAAGTCTAACACTGGcagcaaaatcagaaacaaatttCCTGACACAGAAAAGCCTCAGTTTTCTTGTGGGATGATCGATGCCTTTCCTAATTCTAACTGTTCTGTGAGTCACTATGTAAAGGATTCAGAACTGTCTTTTGAAGTTTCGTTTCAGAATAAAttggaaaactgggaaaaagaaaaggaaaaagagaatctggAACTAGatgaatttttgtttctagAACAGGCTGCAGATGAAATATCTTTCTCAAGTAATTCTTCATTTGTGCAAAGGATCTTAGATCAAGATCAGCAAACTTCGCAAGGACGCAGAATGTCCTCTACTCCTATAAaggcaaaacagcagcaagtaAAGGAACTTGCAGTTAAACTCATTAAtaagaaaaaggcagaatgtATAAcagtgggaaataaaaatgataaagcaCTTTATCATACGGTCTCAAATTCAGAAACAGCTTCTAGACTGAAGGATCCACTGAATAAAGCAGATAGTGCAATGTTTTCAGCTTCTTCCATGACGGCagcttctgctttaaaaagtgCTCAATGGATTGTAAATGAAgacaaagatgaagaaaatggtgATAATACTACCGATTCTGAGCAAGAATTTGAGACCAcattgaaatatgaaaatgaagatgttaagACATCCTTTATGAGCCATAGAGAAAGCGATCCAGAATTGTTAGATTATGGAAGTTCTGCTACAGATatcagcaaagaaagcaaaaatgaaagtgCCAATATTGATTTGTCAGACAAGGATAGTAGTGCGCAGTCAAACCAAAAAGTTAGAAAAGCTTCAGACCATCAAAGAAGCATGTCTTGCGTAAATAGGAATAAGTTTGAGTTCGATGATGAGAGAACATGGAGTGATCTTGATGAAAATTATGTTCATGATGATTTACctgaaaaatatacaaaaatgcCCTTACAGACTGACTTTTTCACTAAGAGTGATACACCTTTCCCAGATAAAGCAATAAAGAGAAAAGTTGCCTCAAAGAGGGAGGAAGGGCTGTCCAAACAGTCTGCACTGGACAGCAATTCAAATGGGCCTCCATCAAACCTGATGATGAAACTGTTTCCTTCACTGAAACCGAAACAGAAGGCAGGCTGTCATCCAGAGCATGAAATCAAGCCAAATGTGGAACAGGAGTCAGGAG GAGCCACTGTTCCATCCCAGATACTGAGAGAGAAACTCATTGaactggaaatggaaattgAGCGATTCAGAGCTGAAAACACAACTCTAACTAAACTTCGTGAAGAAAGAGAGCACGCCCTGGCAAGTATCAG GAAAGAAATTGCAGACTTTCAACAGCAGAAAGCCCAAGAACTTGCTGAAAtagaagaatacagaaaaaaagaaatgaaaaaactgCAAAAGGAGCGtaaagtttttgaaaaatataccACAGAAGCTAGAGCAATTCCAGATAAAAAAGAGCGTGATGAAATTCAG GCTTTAAAACAGCAGATTGCGGAGTTACAGGAAGACTTTAAAcgaaaagaagcaaaatggtCAACCGCCCATCGACGCCTGAAAGAGCAAATAGACGCTTTAGTAAACGAGAACGTGGAGCTGAAAGAAGAAGTCAAAATTATGGAGAGGTTTCGTCTAGAAGCCTGGAAAAAAGTAGAAGCTGCTGGAAGCaagaagaaagtggaaaattCTGGGAtgactttaaaaagaacagaatctGTA TGTCTGCAAAATAGAGGCCTGAAAAGTGAAACTGGATCTCTGCTTCTTCCAGCTCAGAAGTGTGGCAAGATAAATGGCAAAAGTTACTCAGAGGCAAAAG CAGGAAAGCTTCCTAGAGCACCTTCATCAGCACCTACCAAGGACAAAAGCAAGTCTGAGATGGTGATGACACCAGAAGATTCTTCTAAAACTTTTATGGTA GACACCTCTCCTGATGAAGCTCTTGTGTCAGAACCATCTGGACCTGCATATACAGACAGTGaagagatacaaagagaaaTTGCTTATCCTGACGGAAGG GTCGAAAAGGTTTTGAAAAATGGCTGCCACCTCATATTTCTTCCTAATGGGACATGGAAGAAAGTGGGTTCTGATGGGAAGACCGTAACAATAACCTTCTTTAATGGGGATGTGAAGCAGATTATGCCTGATCAAACAGTG GTTTACTATTATGCTGATGCTAAGACTACACATACTACATACCCTGATGGCTTAGAGGTCTTGCAATTTTCAAGTGGACAAATAG AGAAGCATTATCCTGATGGcaagaaagaaattactttcCCTGATCAAACTATCAAAAGCTTATTTACGGATGGGCAAGAAGAAAGCATCTTTCCAGATGGCACAATTGTTCGTATTCAGCG AGATGGAAGCAAAACTATAGAGTTCAATAATGGCCAGAGGGAACTACACACATCGCAGTTCAAGAGACGGGAGTATCCAGATGGCACTGTTAAGACTGTGTACTCAAATGGACACCAGGAAACGAAGTATGTCTCTGGGAGAATAAGAGTAAAGGACAAGGATGGTAATATTCTCATGGACACTAAGTTGTAG
- the CENPJ gene encoding centromere protein J isoform X3: MLMLHQQLHWNTIYKMPTVEDLSSEQNFIAHWMSNSSRAGVLLDPRFTGLKINTENLLSGPENITAFPGEVQHLSDSCSVSEGSLCEEQLLESGSSCALQQDTTETSFSATPYNVGSSKADFSHSEMNGQNKSNCSDPLFQKLEQLKELQQQKQEQLKKQQMEQLQRLMEEQQKLLSMVSGQTAVLGKNTWCPEQKMEKITETEDPHMDPFCVELSENRGKQLRVTNAEERPIKAAIQEKKQTFEEFVEEQMQIEEQRLRQKQKLQEIHGSAIQKPVIKRPFLKRGEGLTRFTNAKSKVTKFGENIPKPPQRALDDRNVRVDRSQMQKKSLAPVKELVSGSPLAPCKNNNQADRAKCPIQKTLVLRNHNGKNSSPLETRMQPGKNLEISICPSLPSEINNKIENKENVLEFTKSNTGSKIRNKFPDTEKPQFSCGMIDAFPNSNCSVSHYVKDSELSFEVSFQNKLENWEKEKEKENLELDEFLFLEQAADEISFSSNSSFVQRILDQDQQTSQGRRMSSTPIKAKQQQVKELAVKLINKKKAECITVGNKNDKALYHTVSNSETASRLKDPLNKADSAMFSASSMTAASALKSAQWIVNEDKDEENGDNTTDSEQEFETTLKYENEDVKTSFMSHRESDPELLDYGSSATDISKESKNESANIDLSDKDSSAQSNQKVRKASDHQRSMSCVNRNKFEFDDERTWSDLDENYVHDDLPEKYTKMPLQTDFFTKSDTPFPDKAIKRKVASKREEGLSKQSALDSNSNGPPSNLMMKLFPSLKPKQKAGCHPEHEIKPNVEQESGGATVPSQILREKLIELEMEIERFRAENTTLTKLREEREHALASIRKEIADFQQQKAQELAEIEEYRKKEMKKLQKERKVFEKYTTEARAIPDKKERDEIQALKQQIAELQEDFKRKEAKWSTAHRRLKEQIDALVNENVELKEEVKIMERFRLEAWKKVEAAGSKKKVENSGMTLKRTESVCLQNRGLKSETGSLLLPAQKCGKINGKSYSEAKGKLPRAPSSAPTKDKSKSEMVMTPEDSSKTFMVDTSPDEALVSEPSGPAYTDSEEIQREIAYPDGRVEKVLKNGCHLIFLPNGTWKKVGSDGKTVTITFFNGDVKQIMPDQTVVYYYADAKTTHTTYPDGLEVLQFSSGQIEKHYPDGKKEITFPDQTIKSLFTDGQEESIFPDGTIVRIQRDGSKTIEFNNGQRELHTSQFKRREYPDGTVKTVYSNGHQETKYVSGRIRVKDKDGNILMDTKL; the protein is encoded by the exons ATGTTAATGCTACATCAGCAATTGCATTGGAATACAATTTACAAGATGCCAACTGTTGAAGATCTGAGTAGTGAACAAAACTTCATTGCACACTGGATGTCCAATAGTTCCCGTGCTGGTGTCTTATTAGATCCTCGTTTTACTGGATTGAAAATCAACACAGAAAATCTGTTATCTGGACCTGAAAACATCACAGCTTTCCCTGGTGAAGTGCAGCATCTCTCAGACAGCTGTTCTGTAAGTGAGGGCTCCTTGTGTGAAGAACAGTTGCTTGAGTCTGGTAGCTCCTGTGCACTTCAGCAAGATACCACTGAAACATCTTTTTCAGCAACACCATACAATGTTGGAAGCTCTAAAGCAGACTTCAGCCACAGTGAAATGAATGGTCAGAATAAATCCAATTGCAGCGATCCTCTCTTTCAAAAGCTTGAACAg ctgaaggaattgcaacaacagaaacaggaaCAGCTAAAGAAACAGCAGATGGAGCAACTTCAAAGGCTAATGGAAGAACAGCAGAAGCTACTTAGCATGGTATCTGGTCAGACAGCAGTTCTTG gaaaaaacaCGTGGTGTCCAGaacaaaagatggaaaaaataacgGAGACTGAAGATCCACACATGGATCCTTTTTGTGTGGAACtctctgaaaacagaggaaaacagctACGGGTGACTAATGCAGAGGAAAG ACCTATTAAAGCTGCAAttcaggagaagaaacagaCATTTGAAGAATTTGTGGAAGAACAGATGCAGATAGAAGAGCAGCGTCTGAGGCAAAAACAGAAGTTACAg GAGATACATGGATCAGCCATTCAAAAACCAGTGATCAAACGACCCTTCCTAAAAAGAGGAGAAGGCTTAACAAGGTTCACAAATGCCAAATCTAAGGTAACAAAATTTGGAGAAAACATACCAAAACCTCCACAGAGGGCTTTGGATGACAGAAATGTTAGAGTGGACAGATcacaaatgcaaaagaaaagtcTGGCTCCTGTGAAAGAACTGGTTTCTGGGAGCCCTCTTGCACCGTGTAAAAATAATAACCAGGCTGACAGAGCGAAATGTCCTATTCAGAAGACACTGGTACTCAGGAATCACAATGGAAAAAATTCCTCACCTCTAGAAACAAGAATGCAACCaggaaaaaatcttgaaatttcAATCTGTCCATCTTTGCCATCAGAAATCaacaataaaatagaaaataaagagaatgtTCTGGAATTTACTAAGTCTAACACTGGcagcaaaatcagaaacaaatttCCTGACACAGAAAAGCCTCAGTTTTCTTGTGGGATGATCGATGCCTTTCCTAATTCTAACTGTTCTGTGAGTCACTATGTAAAGGATTCAGAACTGTCTTTTGAAGTTTCGTTTCAGAATAAAttggaaaactgggaaaaagaaaaggaaaaagagaatctggAACTAGatgaatttttgtttctagAACAGGCTGCAGATGAAATATCTTTCTCAAGTAATTCTTCATTTGTGCAAAGGATCTTAGATCAAGATCAGCAAACTTCGCAAGGACGCAGAATGTCCTCTACTCCTATAAaggcaaaacagcagcaagtaAAGGAACTTGCAGTTAAACTCATTAAtaagaaaaaggcagaatgtATAAcagtgggaaataaaaatgataaagcaCTTTATCATACGGTCTCAAATTCAGAAACAGCTTCTAGACTGAAGGATCCACTGAATAAAGCAGATAGTGCAATGTTTTCAGCTTCTTCCATGACGGCagcttctgctttaaaaagtgCTCAATGGATTGTAAATGAAgacaaagatgaagaaaatggtgATAATACTACCGATTCTGAGCAAGAATTTGAGACCAcattgaaatatgaaaatgaagatgttaagACATCCTTTATGAGCCATAGAGAAAGCGATCCAGAATTGTTAGATTATGGAAGTTCTGCTACAGATatcagcaaagaaagcaaaaatgaaagtgCCAATATTGATTTGTCAGACAAGGATAGTAGTGCGCAGTCAAACCAAAAAGTTAGAAAAGCTTCAGACCATCAAAGAAGCATGTCTTGCGTAAATAGGAATAAGTTTGAGTTCGATGATGAGAGAACATGGAGTGATCTTGATGAAAATTATGTTCATGATGATTTACctgaaaaatatacaaaaatgcCCTTACAGACTGACTTTTTCACTAAGAGTGATACACCTTTCCCAGATAAAGCAATAAAGAGAAAAGTTGCCTCAAAGAGGGAGGAAGGGCTGTCCAAACAGTCTGCACTGGACAGCAATTCAAATGGGCCTCCATCAAACCTGATGATGAAACTGTTTCCTTCACTGAAACCGAAACAGAAGGCAGGCTGTCATCCAGAGCATGAAATCAAGCCAAATGTGGAACAGGAGTCAGGAG GAGCCACTGTTCCATCCCAGATACTGAGAGAGAAACTCATTGaactggaaatggaaattgAGCGATTCAGAGCTGAAAACACAACTCTAACTAAACTTCGTGAAGAAAGAGAGCACGCCCTGGCAAGTATCAG GAAAGAAATTGCAGACTTTCAACAGCAGAAAGCCCAAGAACTTGCTGAAAtagaagaatacagaaaaaaagaaatgaaaaaactgCAAAAGGAGCGtaaagtttttgaaaaatataccACAGAAGCTAGAGCAATTCCAGATAAAAAAGAGCGTGATGAAATTCAG GCTTTAAAACAGCAGATTGCGGAGTTACAGGAAGACTTTAAAcgaaaagaagcaaaatggtCAACCGCCCATCGACGCCTGAAAGAGCAAATAGACGCTTTAGTAAACGAGAACGTGGAGCTGAAAGAAGAAGTCAAAATTATGGAGAGGTTTCGTCTAGAAGCCTGGAAAAAAGTAGAAGCTGCTGGAAGCaagaagaaagtggaaaattCTGGGAtgactttaaaaagaacagaatctGTA TGTCTGCAAAATAGAGGCCTGAAAAGTGAAACTGGATCTCTGCTTCTTCCAGCTCAGAAGTGTGGCAAGATAAATGGCAAAAGTTACTCAGAGGCAAAAG GAAAGCTTCCTAGAGCACCTTCATCAGCACCTACCAAGGACAAAAGCAAGTCTGAGATGGTGATGACACCAGAAGATTCTTCTAAAACTTTTATGGTA GACACCTCTCCTGATGAAGCTCTTGTGTCAGAACCATCTGGACCTGCATATACAGACAGTGaagagatacaaagagaaaTTGCTTATCCTGACGGAAGG GTCGAAAAGGTTTTGAAAAATGGCTGCCACCTCATATTTCTTCCTAATGGGACATGGAAGAAAGTGGGTTCTGATGGGAAGACCGTAACAATAACCTTCTTTAATGGGGATGTGAAGCAGATTATGCCTGATCAAACAGTG GTTTACTATTATGCTGATGCTAAGACTACACATACTACATACCCTGATGGCTTAGAGGTCTTGCAATTTTCAAGTGGACAAATAG AGAAGCATTATCCTGATGGcaagaaagaaattactttcCCTGATCAAACTATCAAAAGCTTATTTACGGATGGGCAAGAAGAAAGCATCTTTCCAGATGGCACAATTGTTCGTATTCAGCG AGATGGAAGCAAAACTATAGAGTTCAATAATGGCCAGAGGGAACTACACACATCGCAGTTCAAGAGACGGGAGTATCCAGATGGCACTGTTAAGACTGTGTACTCAAATGGACACCAGGAAACGAAGTATGTCTCTGGGAGAATAAGAGTAAAGGACAAGGATGGTAATATTCTCATGGACACTAAGTTGTAG